The DNA window CTCCTGAAGCGAGGGGTCGCCAGATGACTAGGTGTACCGAGTGTCGGGTACCGACCTGTACGAGACTCACCCGTGATCGGGCCGGATACGCTGGCCGGAGACTGATTCGTACGCCGCTCGACGCGTTCTGGAACAGGTATATGATGCGATTCGAGAGGAATCGCAGAGCGTTCGAGAAGGGGCAGACAATGCCGATGAACTCCTGCGAGAGAGTTCTTCGACTTAATCAGCTGTGCCTTGTTCTGATGAGGGCAACCCAGCCTCGGTATTCTGTGACCGCTCGACAGCGATGCGTGCACGTCCACTCGTTTCGTCAAACATCAGATGAGTGTGTGGATACGCCATCTCGACATTAGCATCATCAAGTTCTTCCCAGACACTCTCGTGAACCTTTGATCGCATCTCGATAGGGAGATACGGCTTTTCAACCCAGAATCGAAGATCAATATGCACTCCATGATCACCGAATTCGGTAATGAACGCCCTAGGTTCAGCGGGATATCTCGTTCCACCGAGTCGAATCGCAGGCCCTCCGCTAATCACACCGTTTATGCGTTCAGTAGCTCGCTCCAGGAGTCGCTGCGCTTCTTCGAGATCTCCTTCATATGTCACCGTGAATTCAATCGAAACCCGCGTTCGCTCATCACTTGCGGAGTAATTTTTCACATCACGGTCGTAGATTGTTGAATTTGGAATGACTAGGAACGTATTATCTAACGTTAAGATTCTCGTATATCGGAGTGTAATGTCTTCGACATAGCCTCGGTTCTCCTCGTCTACAATCTCAATCATATCGTTGATCTCGTAAGGTCGATTGACCAAAATCAGAAATCCGGCGACAAAATCAGTGGCGATAGGCGCTAAAATGACTGCCAGAAGGGCGGAGAGGACAGTGACAGAGAGGAAGAGACCAGTAACCTCGACGCCGAGCATCCCCAAAGCGAAAAGAACGGCAGCGACCATCGCTCCCGCGCGAAGAAGTCGAAGAACGATATCTGTGACACTTCGTCGTCGGAAGTGTCGAGTGACATTTGGTCGGATAAACCGTGTGAGGAGTTTGGAACCATACCATGCGACCACAAGTACACCTATTACAAGGAGCCAGTTGCCACCCGGAAGTTGCACAAGTTCATCCATCCGCTGGGTTGGATTGGTTTGACCGAGTATCAAGGTCATAGGCCACTATACAACATAGTCGGAGTAAAGGGCTGAGTCCAAGATCACCAATTTCCTATGATATCGGTCTTTCCGCGTACTCGAGCCTGAGGAGTACTGCAACTGCCATGGAATGATCTCACCCCCTGACAAAGACTAACCCCGTGCTGGATAGCGAATCTTCTTGCGAACTTGTCTTACAGCAGAATCAGTCTCATCAGATCGGTTTTGCTATTCTAGCCATTGGCAACGTATCGCACTGCTCCAAGGCTAGCTATTCTGGCTTTTTCGATACCGTGTGTAGGTATTTGTATAATTCATGAATGAACTAATGAACGGTACTGAAAACGATTCTAACTCTTCTACCAGCACTGAACACGCCAACGAGAAACTGAGCAGCTGTACTTCCTGCCAGTCCTCGAGGCGGACGTTCGTGAAAGGCGCGGCCATTGCGGGTATCTCTGCGCTCGGTCTCTCTTCGACCGCCGCGGCCTCGGGCTCGTACACGAAGTACGACGGCGAGTACCGCCACGTCGTCAACGTCGTCGAGGCCGGCGCCGACAACACTGGAAACAAATCGATCACTCCCGTTCTCAGGAACATTCGGAACGACAATACGCTGTTTTACTTCCCACCTGGGCGCTACGCGATGGACAGCCAGCTCCGGTTTACCGGCTTCGACAACGTCGCCTTCATCGGCAACGACGCGACGCTCGTCCCCGCGAACCACTACAACTTCGAGGG is part of the Natronosalvus caseinilyticus genome and encodes:
- a CDS encoding mechanosensitive ion channel family protein, with the protein product MTLILGQTNPTQRMDELVQLPGGNWLLVIGVLVVAWYGSKLLTRFIRPNVTRHFRRRSVTDIVLRLLRAGAMVAAVLFALGMLGVEVTGLFLSVTVLSALLAVILAPIATDFVAGFLILVNRPYEINDMIEIVDEENRGYVEDITLRYTRILTLDNTFLVIPNSTIYDRDVKNYSASDERTRVSIEFTVTYEGDLEEAQRLLERATERINGVISGGPAIRLGGTRYPAEPRAFITEFGDHGVHIDLRFWVEKPYLPIEMRSKVHESVWEELDDANVEMAYPHTHLMFDETSGRARIAVERSQNTEAGLPSSEQGTAD